One window of Corynebacterium doosanense CAU 212 = DSM 45436 genomic DNA carries:
- the clpS gene encoding ATP-dependent Clp protease adapter ClpS gives MATPDLDEEIKVDVASAANLPWMCIVWDDPVNLMSYVSYVFQTVLGFDKKRADALMMQVHTEGKAVVSSGEKDKVEADVKKLHTAGLWATMQQAG, from the coding sequence ATGGCGACGCCTGATCTCGACGAAGAGATCAAGGTGGACGTGGCCTCCGCCGCGAACCTTCCCTGGATGTGCATCGTGTGGGACGACCCGGTCAACCTCATGAGCTACGTCTCCTACGTCTTCCAGACCGTGCTGGGATTCGACAAGAAACGCGCCGACGCGCTGATGATGCAGGTGCACACCGAAGGCAAGGCCGTCGTCTCCTCGGGGGAGAAGGACAAGGTCGAGGCCGATGTGAAGAAGCTGCACACCGCCGGGCTGTGGGCCACCATGCAGCAGGCCGGATAG
- a CDS encoding Hsp70 family protein, translated as MTDAVESVALSHRSNLMPSAVFLESDSGSDSVSLAVGDTAIGLGRRDPQRLALSPKRYIDHDVMQLGGREVPVPTVIGSVVRSVVERSSAQHGGDKPASVTFTHPEAWSVHSINQLVAAAEYAGVERSAIRLISEPRAAAIHYASQSSIADGSHVAVFDFGGGTLDIAVLRADAGGNFQVVATKGDNSLGGRTVDNLLFRWVLEQVGHDDPDLADYLKSAPISTMHSLDQNIREAKEMLSDTSSATITVSTPEGESDLLLTRDEFNHVIDGAVSRAVELTKSALDQAGVDTATTPIYMTGGSSRIPHMQNRLGELGRVMTLDDPKTVVCRGALTATMAGFSHDISGKSTPNNEERRVSTPPAHAPAAGAAGAAGVAGATAFGAGNAGAQTPRQPQPQQPQHQNQAQPETRVQPAHQADPYAQQQASVPSSESTSDGSNRGLLIGGAAVAALLVVGGGIWALNRGGGEEQQVAEPTTTVTSEESATSAAGSSSAAASTSASTSTTGDGFLASERPDIAAVVPAQLTEATDNCFGETTTENSSTIPVSIKDYLTETATWCTMEDDKSVEGYLGSFYVFTGDDAKKTYDEANSGAPDGFDVLQESSGDQPEIGLASVDDDGTQKADIRIFYPDDNMTLFFEISSYEPDAADDASKVNKAEIEKNLERYGF; from the coding sequence ATGACGGACGCGGTGGAGTCGGTGGCACTGTCCCACCGGTCGAACCTCATGCCGTCTGCGGTGTTCCTCGAGTCCGATTCCGGGTCGGACTCCGTCTCCCTCGCCGTGGGTGACACCGCCATCGGCCTGGGCCGACGCGATCCGCAGCGCCTGGCGCTCTCGCCCAAGCGCTACATCGACCACGACGTCATGCAGCTCGGCGGTCGCGAGGTGCCGGTTCCCACGGTCATCGGCTCCGTCGTGCGCTCCGTGGTGGAACGCTCGTCCGCGCAGCACGGCGGGGACAAACCCGCCTCGGTGACCTTCACGCACCCCGAGGCGTGGTCGGTGCACTCCATCAACCAGCTCGTCGCCGCCGCGGAATACGCCGGGGTCGAACGCTCGGCGATCCGTCTCATTTCCGAGCCCCGGGCGGCGGCGATCCACTACGCCTCGCAGTCCTCCATCGCGGACGGCTCGCACGTCGCGGTCTTCGACTTCGGTGGCGGCACGCTGGATATCGCGGTGCTGCGCGCGGACGCGGGAGGAAACTTCCAGGTCGTGGCCACCAAGGGTGACAACTCGCTCGGTGGCCGCACCGTGGACAACCTTCTTTTCCGGTGGGTGCTGGAGCAGGTCGGCCACGACGACCCCGATCTGGCCGACTACCTGAAGTCCGCCCCCATCTCCACCATGCACTCGCTGGACCAGAACATCCGCGAGGCCAAGGAGATGCTCTCGGACACCTCCTCGGCGACGATCACCGTGTCCACCCCGGAGGGCGAGAGCGACCTGCTGCTCACCCGGGACGAGTTCAACCACGTCATTGACGGCGCCGTCTCCCGCGCCGTGGAGCTGACCAAGTCCGCGCTCGACCAGGCGGGGGTGGACACGGCCACGACCCCGATCTACATGACCGGCGGCTCCTCCCGCATCCCGCACATGCAGAACCGGCTGGGTGAGCTCGGCCGGGTGATGACCCTCGACGACCCGAAGACCGTGGTCTGCCGCGGCGCACTGACCGCGACGATGGCTGGCTTCAGCCACGACATCTCCGGTAAGTCGACGCCGAACAACGAAGAACGGCGCGTATCGACGCCCCCTGCCCACGCACCCGCCGCGGGAGCGGCAGGGGCGGCAGGTGTTGCCGGTGCCACGGCTTTCGGCGCGGGAAACGCCGGCGCCCAGACCCCGCGTCAGCCGCAGCCCCAGCAGCCCCAGCACCAGAATCAGGCCCAGCCGGAGACGCGGGTCCAGCCGGCCCACCAGGCGGATCCCTACGCCCAGCAGCAGGCGTCGGTGCCGAGCTCGGAGTCGACCTCGGATGGCTCGAACCGCGGGCTGCTCATTGGCGGCGCGGCCGTGGCCGCGCTCCTGGTTGTAGGTGGCGGAATCTGGGCCCTGAACAGGGGAGGAGGGGAGGAGCAGCAGGTGGCCGAGCCGACGACCACCGTCACCTCCGAGGAGTCGGCCACGAGCGCGGCGGGGTCGAGCTCCGCCGCAGCATCGACCTCGGCATCGACGTCTACGACAGGGGACGGTTTCCTCGCCTCGGAACGCCCTGACATCGCGGCCGTCGTCCCGGCACAGCTGACGGAGGCGACGGACAACTGCTTCGGAGAAACTACGACGGAGAACTCGAGCACGATCCCCGTGTCCATCAAGGACTACCTGACGGAGACCGCCACGTGGTGCACGATGGAGGACGACAAGTCGGTCGAAGGATACCTCGGCAGCTTCTACGTCTTCACGGGAGATGACGCGAAGAAGACCTACGACGAGGCGAACTCGGGCGCACCCGACGGGTTCGATGTCCTGCAGGAGAGTTCTGGCGACCAGCCGGAGATCGGCCTGGCCAGCGTGGATGACGACGGAACGCAGAAGGCCGATATTCGCATCTTCTACCCCGACGACAACATGACCCTGTTCTTCGAGATCTCCAGCTACGAACCGGATGCTGCCGATGACGCCTCGAAGGTCAACAAGGCTGAGATCGAGAAGAACCTCGAGCGCTACGGTTTCTAA
- a CDS encoding nicotinate phosphoribosyltransferase, which yields MLQAAMRDGTADRQCTFEVFARRLPNERRYGVVAGTERVLWAVRDFVFTEEQLADLDFLDDRTLEYLRNFRFSGDIDGYREGELYFPYSPLLTVRGTFAECAVLETVILSIMNADSAVASAAARMVMAADGRTIMEMGSRRTHEYAAVTAARAAYLAGFGATSNLEAAYRYDIPVSGTSAHSWTLLHVNEDGSPNEAAAFQAQIDTLGVGTTLLVDTYDITKGVQTAIEVAGTSLGGVRIDSGELAPVTRQVRKQLDELGAFNTQIVVSSDLDEFAIAGLRGDPVDAFGVGTSVVTGSGAPTAGMVYKLVEVEGHPVAKRSSGKVTYGGAKSAVRHYRGSGVAVEEIIFPLNATAPDSGQLRQAVLTVPLMRDGEVLDTVPTLTDSREHLAQQLKTLPWEGIALSRGEPAIQPRFEGFAPLN from the coding sequence ATGCTGCAGGCGGCCATGCGGGACGGCACCGCGGACCGGCAGTGCACCTTCGAGGTGTTTGCCAGGCGCCTGCCCAACGAGCGTCGTTACGGCGTCGTGGCCGGCACCGAACGGGTCCTCTGGGCGGTGCGCGACTTCGTCTTCACCGAGGAGCAGCTCGCCGACCTCGACTTCCTCGACGACAGGACGCTGGAGTATCTGCGCAACTTCCGCTTCTCCGGGGACATCGACGGCTACCGCGAGGGTGAGCTCTACTTCCCGTACTCCCCGTTGCTCACCGTGCGTGGCACGTTCGCCGAGTGCGCGGTCCTGGAGACGGTCATCCTGTCGATCATGAACGCGGACTCCGCCGTCGCCTCCGCGGCCGCGCGCATGGTGATGGCCGCCGACGGCCGCACGATCATGGAGATGGGTTCGCGCCGCACCCACGAGTACGCCGCGGTGACGGCCGCCCGCGCCGCCTACCTCGCCGGATTCGGCGCGACAAGCAACCTCGAGGCGGCCTACCGCTACGACATCCCCGTCTCCGGCACGTCCGCCCACTCGTGGACCCTGCTGCACGTCAACGAGGACGGCTCGCCGAACGAGGCCGCCGCGTTCCAGGCGCAGATCGACACCCTCGGGGTGGGCACGACCCTGCTCGTGGACACCTACGACATCACCAAGGGTGTGCAGACCGCCATCGAGGTCGCCGGCACCTCGCTCGGCGGCGTGCGCATCGACTCCGGTGAGCTCGCGCCCGTCACTCGCCAGGTGCGCAAGCAGCTCGACGAGCTCGGCGCCTTCAACACCCAGATCGTCGTCTCCTCCGACCTCGACGAGTTCGCCATCGCCGGCCTGCGCGGCGATCCGGTGGACGCGTTCGGCGTGGGAACCTCCGTGGTCACCGGCTCCGGCGCCCCGACCGCGGGCATGGTGTACAAACTCGTGGAGGTCGAGGGCCACCCGGTGGCCAAGCGCTCCAGCGGCAAGGTCACCTACGGCGGGGCCAAGTCCGCGGTGCGCCACTACCGCGGCAGCGGCGTGGCCGTGGAGGAGATCATCTTCCCCCTCAACGCCACCGCGCCGGACTCCGGCCAGCTGCGCCAGGCGGTCCTCACCGTCCCCCTCATGCGCGATGGCGAGGTCCTGGACACGGTGCCCACGCTCACGGACTCCCGCGAGCACCTCGCACAGCAGTTGAAGACCCTCCCCTGGGAGGGCATCGCCCTGTCCCGCGGCGAGCCGGCCATCCAGCCGCGTTTCGAAGGCTTCGCCCCGCTGAACTGA
- a CDS encoding DUF2017 domain-containing protein, producing the protein MKPWKAKKSLIRTPKFTTTLDPMEREVLGNLAARVAEALMERARSAPKDELAEMMDMPTGHKEAPTDPSLARLLPDFEREGDEEYDGDNALLRSLHEADIIAGKLSNLQVVGQATGPDSSVEITLSEREAHQFIAGLNDLRLYLAAGKETEDMPAEDRDNLVEWLAFNQDSLLSALIGD; encoded by the coding sequence ATGAAACCGTGGAAAGCGAAAAAATCCCTGATCCGGACGCCGAAGTTCACCACCACCCTCGACCCCATGGAGAGGGAGGTGCTGGGCAACCTCGCCGCCCGGGTCGCCGAGGCCCTCATGGAACGCGCCCGCTCGGCGCCCAAGGACGAGCTGGCCGAAATGATGGACATGCCCACCGGCCACAAGGAGGCACCCACCGATCCCTCGCTGGCCCGCCTGCTGCCGGACTTCGAACGCGAGGGCGACGAGGAGTACGACGGGGACAACGCGCTGCTGCGCAGCCTGCACGAGGCCGACATCATCGCCGGAAAGCTCAGCAACCTGCAGGTGGTGGGGCAGGCCACCGGGCCGGACAGCTCCGTGGAGATCACGCTGTCCGAGCGCGAGGCCCACCAGTTCATCGCCGGCCTCAACGACCTGCGCCTCTACCTCGCGGCCGGCAAGGAGACGGAGGACATGCCCGCCGAGGACCGCGACAACCTGGTGGAATGGCTGGCCTTCAACCAGGACAGCCTCCTTTCCGCCCTCATCGGCGACTAA
- a CDS encoding rhomboid family intramembrane serine protease encodes MSVNNPYSQPHPRRPGYGSNLGGQMPGGPVQYPVPTGPGAAPVSRHNPGGGFSGGVRFALLYVAAIWAVFALDWVIPVDLNNFGIHPRDPSSLLGIITAPLLHANLEHLASNTVPGAVFAFLIGFSGRRVFWEVTVIVVIVAGVGTWLLGGEGTNHIGASGVVYGWLAYLIVRGIFNRSLSQIITGALLGFFYSGLVFGLLPGTPGVSWQGHLFGAVGGVLAGLCITSDDPPALKARRQARTRNTGR; translated from the coding sequence ATGAGCGTGAACAACCCCTACTCCCAGCCCCATCCCCGGCGGCCCGGGTACGGCAGCAATCTCGGCGGGCAGATGCCCGGCGGTCCCGTCCAGTACCCCGTCCCCACCGGCCCCGGGGCGGCGCCCGTGTCGCGGCACAACCCCGGCGGCGGCTTCAGCGGCGGCGTGCGTTTTGCGCTGCTCTACGTGGCGGCCATCTGGGCGGTGTTCGCGCTCGACTGGGTGATCCCGGTTGATCTCAACAACTTCGGAATCCATCCCCGGGACCCCTCCTCACTGCTGGGCATCATCACCGCGCCGCTGCTGCACGCCAACTTGGAGCACCTGGCCTCCAACACCGTCCCCGGCGCGGTGTTCGCCTTCCTCATCGGCTTCTCCGGGCGCAGGGTCTTCTGGGAGGTCACCGTCATCGTGGTCATCGTCGCCGGAGTGGGGACGTGGCTACTGGGAGGCGAAGGCACCAACCACATCGGTGCCTCGGGTGTGGTCTACGGCTGGCTCGCGTACCTCATCGTGCGCGGCATCTTCAACCGCTCGCTCTCCCAGATCATCACCGGGGCGCTGCTGGGGTTCTTCTACTCCGGGCTCGTCTTCGGCCTGCTGCCGGGAACGCCGGGCGTCTCGTGGCAGGGCCACCTCTTCGGCGCGGTGGGCGGCGTGCTCGCCGGCCTGTGCATCACCTCGGACGACCCGCCCGCACTGAAGGCCCGCAGGCAGGCA
- a CDS encoding RNA polymerase sigma factor: MSDSLSIERERELIALAQQGDHRAFAELARDAQRRMWAVALAVTGNQHDAEDALQNALTAIWKNLDRFEPRARFSTWAYRITSNAALQVVRSRRETLDPDAGLEEASTESAVDSQVTSAMVVRTALAQLPDDFRQALVLREYGGLSYQEIAEQQAIPVQTVKSRINRGRTQLRAALVELGVDGG; this comes from the coding sequence ATGTCTGACAGCCTCAGCATCGAGCGCGAGCGGGAACTCATCGCCTTGGCCCAGCAGGGTGATCACCGGGCGTTCGCCGAACTGGCCCGCGACGCCCAGCGGCGCATGTGGGCCGTCGCCCTCGCCGTGACCGGCAACCAGCACGACGCGGAGGACGCGCTGCAGAACGCCCTCACGGCGATCTGGAAGAACCTCGACCGCTTCGAGCCGCGCGCCCGCTTCTCCACCTGGGCGTACCGGATCACCTCCAACGCGGCGCTGCAGGTCGTGCGCTCCCGGCGCGAAACCCTCGACCCGGATGCCGGCCTGGAGGAGGCGTCCACGGAATCGGCAGTCGATTCGCAGGTGACCTCCGCGATGGTGGTGCGCACCGCCCTGGCACAGCTTCCCGACGACTTCCGCCAGGCCCTTGTCCTGCGCGAATACGGCGGGCTGAGCTACCAGGAGATCGCCGAGCAGCAGGCCATCCCGGTGCAGACCGTGAAGTCCCGCATCAACCGGGGCCGCACGCAGTTGCGCGCGGCCCTGGTGGAGCTCGGGGTGGACGGGGGCTGA